A section of the Desulfuromonas sp. genome encodes:
- a CDS encoding dinitrogenase iron-molybdenum cofactor biosynthesis protein yields MLIAVSSKSGTEVDQHFGHAEKFTIYKYSSVGSEVVKEVDVEKYCSFDPDHPFRHRQFNAIAEALDGCRAVATVMIGDLPKQELEKLGIKAVTVSGPIEEALKATHDAVCEGGCGGRKNCQHQQ; encoded by the coding sequence ATGCTTATTGCCGTTTCATCGAAAAGCGGGACCGAGGTTGACCAGCATTTCGGTCATGCCGAGAAGTTCACCATCTACAAGTACAGCTCTGTCGGTTCGGAAGTTGTGAAAGAGGTGGATGTTGAAAAATACTGCTCTTTCGATCCGGACCATCCGTTTCGACATCGGCAGTTCAATGCCATCGCCGAAGCCCTTGACGGTTGTCGGGCAGTGGCAACGGTGATGATCGGTGACTTGCCGAAGCAGGAGCTCGAAAAGCTCGGCATCAAGGCGGTCACTGTCTCCGGCCCGATCGAAGAGGCGCTGAAGGCGACTCACGATGCGGTCTGCGAAGGTGGCTGCGGCGGCCGCAAGAATTGTCAACACCAACAATAG
- the fdxB gene encoding ferredoxin III, nif-specific, producing MALLTGKTFGGSDWTPTFVTEIDSEKCIGCGRCFKSCARKVLGPEDEVDEDSDSTRMIMTIVNQDDCIGCAGCGVACPKKCFSFQTQEI from the coding sequence ATGGCTTTATTAACCGGAAAAACTTTTGGCGGGTCTGACTGGACCCCGACGTTCGTCACAGAAATCGACTCTGAAAAGTGTATCGGCTGCGGCCGTTGCTTCAAATCATGTGCCCGTAAAGTTCTCGGGCCGGAAGACGAAGTCGATGAAGATAGCGATTCGACCCGGATGATCATGACGATCGTCAACCAGGACGACTGTATCGGCTGCGCCGGTTGCGGGGTTGCCTGCCCGAAGAAGTGCTTTTCTTTTCAAACCCAGGAGATTTGA
- the nifX gene encoding nitrogen fixation protein NifX — protein sequence MKVAFASNDKIHVNAHFGQTEEFAIWEIGPDDAAFAGVIQVKAEEDMEGHSDDKIEARGAALEECALVYVGEIGGPAAARLVAKKIHPIKSKEQEPITVVVEKLQEVLRGSPPPWLRKAMLKNERPGTAV from the coding sequence ATGAAAGTCGCATTTGCCAGTAACGACAAGATTCATGTCAACGCGCACTTCGGTCAGACCGAAGAGTTCGCGATCTGGGAGATCGGTCCGGACGATGCGGCCTTTGCCGGCGTGATCCAGGTCAAGGCCGAAGAGGATATGGAAGGCCATAGCGATGACAAGATAGAGGCTCGTGGCGCCGCACTCGAGGAGTGTGCCCTGGTCTATGTCGGTGAAATCGGCGGCCCGGCCGCGGCCCGACTGGTCGCCAAGAAGATTCACCCGATCAAGAGCAAGGAGCAGGAGCCGATTACCGTGGTCGTTGAAAAGCTGCAGGAAGTTCTTCGCGGCTCACCGCCACCCTGGCTGCGCAAGGCGATGCTGAAGAACGAACGACCTGGAACAGCCGTTTGA